A portion of the Hoylesella buccalis ATCC 35310 genome contains these proteins:
- a CDS encoding DUF6249 domain-containing protein → MKQYLLACLMLLAIGINGATAQGHHRHHQPVTGVTTSVDSLNQGVEAYSDTTSAASAPADSMAEDSGYNAAADDDAYWDDADSDFVVEGIPSWLRHLGGSFGAKAFAIVVLFCVLFFILLPVIIVIMVLRHIIKRHNDKVALAEKAVENGQPIPEELLRVDKQSSEYLWKTGIRHVAIGVGLMVMFGIWGSETLIGIGGLIVCLGIGQLVMAKTSSKNHDELK, encoded by the coding sequence ATGAAACAGTATCTTTTAGCATGTTTGATGTTGCTGGCCATAGGCATCAACGGAGCCACGGCTCAAGGTCATCATCGTCACCATCAGCCCGTAACGGGTGTAACAACGTCGGTCGACTCGCTCAACCAGGGTGTTGAGGCCTATTCGGACACCACCTCCGCGGCATCCGCTCCCGCTGATTCGATGGCGGAAGATTCGGGGTACAATGCTGCTGCTGATGACGACGCCTACTGGGATGACGCAGACTCCGACTTTGTTGTCGAAGGAATTCCCTCCTGGTTGAGGCATCTTGGCGGCTCCTTCGGGGCCAAGGCCTTCGCCATCGTGGTGTTATTCTGCGTGTTGTTCTTCATTTTGTTGCCAGTTATCATCGTGATTATGGTGTTGCGCCATATCATCAAGCGACACAACGACAAGGTGGCGCTGGCCGAAAAGGCCGTGGAGAACGGGCAACCCATTCCCGAAGAGTTGCTGCGGGTGGACAAACAGAGTTCGGAATATCTGTGGAAGACGGGCATCCGACATGTCGCTATCGGCGTGGGACTTATGGTGATGTTCGGCATCTGGGGATCAGAAACGCTCATTGGCATTGGTGGACTGATTGTCTGTCTGGGCATCGGACAACTCGTCATGGCGAAGACTTCCAGCAAAAATCACGATGAATTGAAATAG
- a CDS encoding RsmB/NOP family class I SAM-dependent RNA methyltransferase, with protein MHLPEAFETYTRTLMGNHLYDDFVQALQDEPAACIRLNRQKCPSARVAVPHVRVPWCDQGYRLACRPAFTFDPLLHAGAYYVQEPSSMFLSAVLRQYVREPVKMLDLCAAPGGKSTLARAELPEGSVLMCNEPVRNRAQVLAENVQKWGHTDVIVTNNYPADYRKAGLRFDVILCDAPCSGEGMFRKNSNAIDEWSEQNVENCARLQRDIVADAWECLEAGGLMIYSTCTFNAKENEENVAWICSELGAKTLSIDTETHWVIAPTPLHQENQGSKPIGGSPYLAEPLHVYRFIPGYHNAQGKQMGEGLFMAVLRKDGERKPDKSFKNQSSLRGAKGKEAKSGSGKDNDMVREWLLQPDNFCYIYKGDELLALRQPLVGLYEKAASQLRVLSAGICLGQQKGKNWIPSESLALSTCLNAAAFPKVELSHAEALNYLRSQAIALPADTPRGFILVTYRGLPLGFMKNIGNRANNLYPNEWRIKSQYNPKEEPHIIDIE; from the coding sequence ATGCATCTTCCCGAAGCATTTGAAACCTACACCCGCACCCTGATGGGCAACCACTTGTACGATGACTTCGTGCAAGCCTTGCAAGACGAACCCGCTGCTTGCATCCGGCTGAACCGCCAGAAATGTCCATCGGCCCGGGTTGCCGTGCCCCATGTCCGGGTGCCTTGGTGCGACCAGGGCTATCGCTTGGCATGCCGGCCCGCGTTCACCTTCGACCCACTGCTGCACGCTGGTGCCTACTATGTGCAGGAACCGTCGTCGATGTTCTTGTCGGCCGTGCTCAGACAATATGTTCGAGAACCGGTCAAGATGCTGGATCTGTGTGCCGCCCCGGGCGGAAAGTCAACGCTGGCTCGTGCGGAACTGCCCGAGGGAAGCGTGCTGATGTGCAACGAACCGGTGAGAAACCGTGCGCAGGTGCTGGCGGAAAACGTGCAGAAATGGGGACATACGGACGTGATTGTCACCAACAATTATCCAGCTGATTACCGCAAGGCCGGGCTACGGTTTGACGTGATTCTTTGCGACGCACCATGCTCCGGCGAAGGCATGTTTCGCAAAAACAGCAACGCCATCGATGAATGGAGCGAGCAAAATGTGGAGAACTGCGCTCGCCTGCAACGCGACATCGTGGCTGATGCCTGGGAATGCCTCGAGGCGGGCGGACTGATGATTTATTCTACCTGCACTTTCAACGCCAAAGAGAATGAGGAAAACGTGGCGTGGATATGTAGTGAATTGGGGGCTAAAACCTTATCTATTGACACGGAAACTCATTGGGTTATTGCTCCAACTCCATTGCATCAAGAAAACCAGGGCAGCAAGCCCATCGGCGGTTCGCCTTATCTCGCTGAACCTCTGCACGTTTACCGCTTTATTCCCGGTTATCACAATGCCCAGGGAAAGCAAATGGGCGAAGGTCTGTTTATGGCGGTGCTGCGGAAAGATGGGGAGAGAAAGCCGGACAAGTCTTTCAAAAATCAATCGAGTTTGAGAGGGGCAAAGGGCAAAGAGGCGAAAAGCGGCAGCGGCAAGGACAACGACATGGTTCGTGAATGGCTGCTGCAACCCGACAATTTCTGCTATATATATAAAGGTGACGAGCTGCTGGCTCTGCGACAACCGCTGGTTGGACTGTACGAAAAGGCTGCCAGCCAACTGCGCGTGTTGTCGGCCGGCATCTGCCTGGGTCAGCAGAAGGGCAAGAATTGGATTCCCAGTGAGTCGCTCGCTCTGTCTACCTGTCTCAACGCGGCGGCCTTTCCGAAGGTGGAACTCAGTCATGCTGAGGCTTTGAACTATCTGCGAAGTCAGGCCATCGCCCTGCCGGCAGACACCCCGCGGGGCTTCATCCTCGTGACTTACCGCGGTCTGCCGCTGGGCTTCATGAAGAACATCGGCAACCGAGCCAACAACCTCTACCCCAACGAATGGCGCATCAAGAGCCAGTATAACCCCAAGGAAGAGCCACACATCATTGACATTGAATAA
- a CDS encoding T9SS type A sorting domain-containing protein: MKNFTSSRSYRPQVWQRCLLMLVMMLTCGVAAFAQSYTYEISHVDVICGNDAGSVTLTIKNTAGNTINGSAEIRKTGDPDHIVNTGTGTLDDDGNFVAGEGNTWSKTWAGVPAGSYDVYFRHDGTRDKAGTVTVVNVTENYTSPTLTSKIQAPYCSPGGAANGKVTVTVKDGVGPFYYTAEIKRAAGGNPETLTSGGSISERTWTVEGLAQGDVVKISVADTQNGVCPETSSAAQVEVTMTKENNPRVGYNGVGLYREVLDGTGCNINDYVRLFIDRGTEEARKAQKDLLITSLQMYRWSSSKISDMEYVKDKSYTDSDGTEYLVFKLPKGVNASSNTYLQLKYKDLCSGEEIFINNSNNPFTFVSKFGEKSNSLWGGETMKLNPVAEQTFDAECNQLTKNYRIDYWVTMNDSKWGQGFTQYYFPKGTKATVEQKQPDGTWKDLNIDVPLDGISLFGRQRTVRTIDLNKYGDGTYRVVYKSGCIFTNLSKEVTLKATGSPQLKSNTLDALCFYGIHGNTAGTVIDLLNSPEKVNVTIEKADGSKSTTFMATDFLSDKEYQYTMNFPIRIEGYQPVINANSKEGRITIGDLPVGKYKIYVDKCGQMSEPATLEIKDTDLRRYKPSNENGYKDGIRVDMGCNNDHQVSFDFGISACTPTKWYDATNLISWQYWEKSPDNSSSNVHGPYEEKTPITGIRSQEGWQISIGFWKRANVLYSAMANAYVPGSGPSLSEESFSNKIFTIDFAPTEGKGAFEFQAAMCDDKNSTSGMISVGIKEGFNATYPLHYEIRKATWNNGIVTPDATVLASKDITGSTSSKHIFTGLEAGWYQVTAAYNYGTVSGCPVQKKNVYVGSVGIPDVKAEWIEKCYGQGLAPNHLELPVSTYMYDVKWYLDDQEVGVGNTYDAVFTQPGTYTYKVKTWFAEGTSCKGNPGGERTVIITVGDCTGPMEKNLWVGNEDTKFENQNNWTVKVPADGEDVVFATESNNANPKNPAQTGAAKNDCVLPEGKVLTIGTLENQSDKALVVSKKSSVVVSTALVGYNQPGDAKKLVIKTDEKGTDAGGSFAVSYADPCKSEVYATVELYGRGQKLGDEMLKIEDKLDGSPTKGRTLQAEPYTWQQIGIPVTDMAPSPVFKGSYLQYYSEAKNSPKQYYQKWSWMAKDNTMSPFVGYQLTQDAPKVYALTGKLNLCDHNLTLTRQAAEVTASKSTNVGEKHWGLGQNIFANSYTAAIDIAQLSFPNEVDPTVYVYHTGSFNDWYGNKSETGSKNLSVAAGGYLAVPKDAAATIGYKSIPSMQGFLLKFTKEETKLGNEATVTVHYNSVVKNERVAMAKPFEVTTTEPGAVQMVLESSKGSDVLWLIEAEGTTDRYDRGWDGRKLLTNAPASLYVQNVDGQMQVNATADLTQQQVTVEGSDSELYTLTIRKKNLPQYEHLKLVDYTTRQLVDLREDVTSYSYTMRHTGMDSNRFKLVNTTATSFGNLPTEIQGVTTATWNGPAVVYTVSGERVANVRQPEDLNRLKAQLPNGVYIVSMQVDGKTVSQKMVITK; this comes from the coding sequence ATGAAAAATTTTACTTCTTCGAGGTCGTATAGACCTCAAGTGTGGCAACGCTGCCTGCTCATGCTCGTCATGATGCTCACCTGTGGCGTGGCGGCTTTTGCACAAAGCTACACCTACGAAATTAGCCATGTAGATGTCATTTGTGGCAACGATGCAGGTTCTGTGACGCTGACTATTAAAAACACAGCAGGAAACACCATTAATGGTTCTGCAGAAATCCGTAAGACGGGCGACCCTGACCATATTGTTAATACAGGGACTGGAACACTTGATGATGACGGCAACTTTGTTGCTGGTGAGGGAAACACATGGAGCAAGACATGGGCAGGTGTTCCCGCAGGCTCGTATGATGTGTATTTCCGTCATGATGGAACGAGGGATAAGGCTGGCACGGTGACCGTTGTCAATGTTACGGAAAATTATACGAGTCCAACCCTGACCTCAAAGATTCAGGCTCCATACTGCTCTCCTGGTGGAGCTGCCAATGGTAAGGTAACGGTAACGGTAAAAGATGGTGTTGGCCCCTTTTATTACACAGCAGAAATCAAGCGTGCAGCAGGTGGAAATCCCGAAACGCTGACTTCTGGCGGAAGTATCTCTGAACGTACTTGGACTGTCGAAGGACTTGCCCAAGGCGATGTAGTTAAGATATCTGTGGCCGACACACAAAATGGTGTTTGCCCCGAAACGTCGTCGGCAGCACAGGTGGAAGTAACCATGACCAAGGAGAACAATCCGAGAGTGGGATATAATGGTGTTGGTCTTTACCGCGAAGTCTTGGATGGAACAGGGTGTAACATCAATGACTATGTCAGATTGTTTATAGACCGAGGTACCGAGGAGGCTCGGAAAGCCCAAAAGGATCTTTTGATTACCTCTTTGCAAATGTATCGTTGGAGTAGTTCTAAAATTTCAGATATGGAATATGTGAAAGACAAGAGTTACACGGATTCGGACGGTACCGAATATCTTGTCTTTAAGTTGCCTAAGGGTGTCAATGCAAGTTCGAATACTTATCTCCAATTAAAATATAAGGACTTATGTTCTGGAGAAGAGATTTTTATTAATAACTCAAATAATCCTTTTACATTTGTATCAAAGTTTGGAGAAAAGAGCAATTCTCTGTGGGGTGGTGAAACCATGAAGTTAAATCCTGTTGCTGAGCAAACTTTTGATGCAGAATGTAACCAGCTGACCAAAAATTATCGTATTGATTATTGGGTAACCATGAACGATAGCAAGTGGGGGCAAGGTTTTACCCAATATTATTTCCCTAAAGGTACGAAGGCTACCGTTGAGCAGAAACAACCTGATGGCACTTGGAAGGATTTGAATATTGACGTGCCTTTGGATGGAATATCTTTGTTTGGCAGGCAGAGAACAGTACGCACCATCGACTTGAACAAATATGGTGATGGAACCTACCGTGTTGTATATAAGTCAGGATGTATCTTTACCAACCTCTCAAAAGAGGTGACACTCAAGGCTACAGGGTCACCGCAACTTAAGAGTAACACCCTTGATGCGCTTTGCTTCTATGGCATCCATGGCAATACGGCAGGTACAGTGATTGACCTGCTGAACAGTCCTGAAAAGGTGAATGTAACTATCGAAAAGGCTGATGGTAGCAAGTCTACCACCTTCATGGCCACCGACTTCCTCAGTGACAAGGAGTATCAGTACACCATGAATTTCCCTATCCGCATAGAGGGGTACCAGCCAGTGATAAATGCAAATAGTAAGGAAGGACGCATCACCATTGGCGACCTGCCCGTAGGGAAATACAAAATTTATGTGGATAAATGTGGACAAATGTCAGAGCCTGCCACATTGGAGATTAAAGATACTGATTTGCGACGCTATAAGCCAAGTAACGAGAATGGATACAAGGATGGTATCCGTGTAGACATGGGTTGTAACAATGATCATCAGGTTAGTTTTGATTTTGGAATCTCAGCATGCACACCAACGAAATGGTACGATGCAACTAATTTAATTTCTTGGCAATATTGGGAAAAATCTCCAGATAACTCATCCAGCAATGTTCATGGACCCTATGAAGAAAAGACACCTATTACGGGCATACGGTCACAGGAGGGTTGGCAAATCTCTATAGGTTTTTGGAAGCGTGCCAATGTGCTGTACTCGGCCATGGCCAATGCCTATGTGCCTGGCTCTGGTCCAAGTTTGTCAGAAGAGTCGTTCTCTAATAAAATCTTCACGATAGACTTCGCACCAACTGAGGGTAAGGGAGCATTTGAGTTCCAGGCAGCCATGTGTGATGATAAAAACTCTACTTCGGGTATGATCAGTGTGGGTATCAAGGAGGGCTTCAATGCTACTTATCCACTGCACTACGAAATTAGGAAGGCCACCTGGAACAACGGTATCGTAACGCCGGATGCTACGGTTTTGGCTTCAAAAGACATCACAGGGTCGACTTCTTCCAAACATATTTTCACTGGACTGGAAGCTGGCTGGTACCAGGTTACGGCAGCTTACAATTATGGCACTGTATCTGGCTGTCCTGTTCAGAAGAAGAATGTTTATGTGGGGAGTGTAGGTATTCCTGATGTAAAAGCAGAGTGGATAGAGAAATGCTATGGTCAGGGACTGGCTCCCAACCATTTGGAGTTGCCAGTATCTACTTATATGTATGATGTGAAGTGGTATCTGGATGACCAGGAAGTAGGTGTCGGTAATACTTATGACGCTGTATTCACACAACCTGGAACTTATACTTATAAGGTGAAGACATGGTTTGCAGAGGGTACGTCTTGTAAGGGAAATCCAGGTGGTGAGCGTACCGTAATCATCACTGTTGGCGACTGCACGGGACCGATGGAGAAAAACCTATGGGTAGGTAATGAGGACACCAAGTTTGAGAATCAAAACAACTGGACGGTCAAGGTACCGGCAGATGGCGAGGACGTGGTATTTGCCACCGAATCGAACAATGCCAATCCTAAGAACCCTGCACAGACAGGCGCAGCCAAGAACGATTGCGTATTGCCAGAGGGCAAGGTGCTGACCATCGGAACTCTGGAGAACCAGTCAGACAAGGCTCTTGTGGTATCGAAGAAGAGTAGTGTGGTTGTTTCTACTGCGTTAGTAGGTTACAATCAACCTGGTGATGCCAAGAAGTTGGTGATCAAGACCGACGAGAAAGGAACAGATGCTGGCGGCTCATTTGCCGTATCGTATGCTGACCCATGCAAGTCTGAGGTATATGCAACGGTAGAGCTCTATGGACGTGGCCAGAAGTTAGGCGATGAAATGTTAAAGATTGAGGACAAACTCGATGGTTCGCCTACAAAGGGTCGCACGCTACAAGCAGAGCCTTACACATGGCAACAGATTGGTATTCCTGTGACGGACATGGCACCAAGTCCTGTATTCAAGGGTTCTTACCTGCAATACTATTCCGAGGCGAAGAACAGCCCGAAGCAGTATTATCAAAAGTGGAGCTGGATGGCCAAGGACAACACGATGTCTCCATTCGTGGGCTATCAGTTGACACAAGATGCACCGAAGGTATATGCCTTGACAGGTAAGTTGAACTTGTGCGACCACAACTTGACGCTGACACGCCAGGCAGCGGAGGTAACAGCATCTAAATCTACCAACGTGGGCGAGAAGCACTGGGGATTGGGACAAAATATCTTTGCCAACTCTTACACAGCTGCCATTGATATTGCCCAGCTTAGCTTCCCAAATGAAGTTGATCCTACAGTGTACGTGTACCATACGGGTAGTTTTAACGACTGGTATGGAAACAAGTCGGAAACAGGCTCGAAGAACCTGAGCGTGGCAGCAGGTGGCTATTTGGCTGTTCCTAAGGATGCGGCAGCAACTATTGGTTACAAGTCGATACCTTCTATGCAGGGCTTCTTGCTGAAGTTCACCAAGGAAGAGACCAAGTTGGGCAATGAGGCTACCGTGACAGTACATTACAATAGCGTAGTGAAGAACGAGCGGGTAGCCATGGCGAAACCTTTTGAGGTCACAACGACAGAGCCTGGCGCCGTACAGATGGTTTTGGAGAGCAGCAAGGGTAGCGATGTGCTTTGGCTCATTGAGGCCGAAGGCACCACCGACCGCTACGACCGTGGTTGGGATGGTCGCAAACTATTGACCAATGCACCTGCCAGTCTGTATGTACAAAACGTTGATGGACAGATGCAGGTGAACGCAACTGCCGACCTCACGCAGCAGCAAGTTACTGTAGAGGGTAGTGACAGCGAGTTGTACACGTTGACCATCCGCAAGAAGAACCTGCCACAGTACGAGCATCTGAAGTTGGTAGACTACACCACTCGTCAGTTGGTTGACTTGCGTGAGGATGTTACCTCTTATTCTTACACCATGCGTCATACGGGTATGGATAGCAACCGCTTTAAGCTGGTGAACACCACGGCAACCTCATTCGGCAATTTGCCTACCGAGATTCAAGGGGTAACGACGGCAACCTGGAATGGACCGGCTGTTGTGTACACCGTTTCGGGTGAAAGGGTGGCCAATGTGCGTCAGCCTGAAGACCTGAATCGCCTCAAAGCTCAACTGCCAAACGGTGTGTACATCGTTTCGATGCAGGTGGATGGTAAGACGGTGAGCCAGAAGATGGTTATCACGAAGTAA
- a CDS encoding RNA polymerase sigma factor — MKPLDDLTLVRQVTVSHDKRAFDQLVVRYQSPIRRFFLSQTLGDQPLSDDLAQDTFVKAYTKLVQYRGQSKFSTWLYRIAYNVFYDYTRQRKMTEGLDSPAVAVRHATVSDSQLKMDLYDALDILTPTERLCVTLQLMEGQPIDKIADITGLAEGTVKSHLFRGKGKLTTYLKQNGYDGK; from the coding sequence GTGAAACCCCTCGACGATTTAACCCTTGTGCGACAGGTGACTGTTTCTCACGACAAGCGGGCCTTCGACCAGCTGGTGGTGAGGTATCAGTCGCCCATTCGGCGTTTCTTCTTGAGTCAGACCTTAGGCGACCAACCGCTGAGTGACGATCTGGCGCAAGACACTTTCGTCAAGGCTTACACCAAGTTGGTGCAGTACAGGGGACAGTCGAAATTCTCTACCTGGCTCTACCGCATCGCTTACAACGTGTTCTACGACTATACGCGACAGCGAAAGATGACCGAAGGACTGGATTCGCCAGCCGTTGCCGTACGCCACGCTACGGTGAGCGACAGTCAGCTGAAGATGGATCTGTACGATGCCTTGGACATCCTCACGCCCACCGAACGACTCTGCGTGACCCTGCAGCTCATGGAAGGACAGCCCATCGACAAGATTGCCGACATCACAGGACTGGCGGAAGGAACGGTGAAATCGCATTTGTTCAGGGGCAAGGGTAAACTAACAACTTATTTAAAACAAAATGGTTATGATGGAAAATAA
- a CDS encoding DUF5056 domain-containing protein, protein MMENKDDELLRQFFAQHTFELADNGFTQQVMQKLPRRLVNLNRIWVFFCCLLGVVFLLVSNALNQLRMVFSNFVGDINGWIASIELGIQTPIMVYLTILTFVFLGAYQAVESNR, encoded by the coding sequence ATGATGGAAAATAAGGATGACGAACTGCTCAGACAGTTCTTTGCACAACATACTTTCGAGCTCGCCGACAATGGTTTTACCCAACAAGTGATGCAGAAGCTGCCACGGCGGTTGGTCAACCTCAACCGCATTTGGGTATTCTTCTGTTGTCTCTTGGGCGTGGTCTTCCTGCTGGTGAGCAACGCGCTGAACCAGCTGCGCATGGTGTTCAGCAATTTCGTGGGCGACATCAATGGCTGGATAGCTTCCATAGAACTGGGGATACAAACGCCCATCATGGTCTATCTCACCATCCTCACCTTTGTCTTCCTCGGTGCTTATCAGGCGGTGGAGTCCAACCGCTGA
- a CDS encoding thymidylate synthase → MQQYLDLLHRILEEGKVKTDRTGTGTKSIFGHQMRFNLEDGFPVLTTKKLHLKSIIYELLWFLKGDTNVKYLQEHGVSIWNEWADENGDLGPVYGHQWRSWPDHRGGTIDQIQNVIDLIKHHPDSRRMLVTAWNPADISEMALPPCHCLFQFYVADGRLSLQLYQRSADTFLGVPFNIASYALLLQMMAQVTGLKAGDFIHTTGDTHLYLNHIEQAKLQLTRTPRELPQMKLNPDVKSLFDFRYEDFELLNYDPWPHIKAEVAV, encoded by the coding sequence ATGCAACAATATTTAGACCTGCTACATCGCATCCTCGAAGAAGGTAAGGTGAAGACTGACCGCACCGGAACTGGCACGAAGAGTATTTTCGGGCACCAGATGAGGTTCAACCTGGAGGACGGATTCCCCGTGCTGACCACGAAGAAACTGCACCTGAAGTCCATCATCTACGAACTGCTGTGGTTTCTCAAAGGAGACACCAACGTGAAATATCTGCAAGAACATGGCGTGAGCATTTGGAACGAGTGGGCGGACGAAAACGGAGACTTGGGTCCCGTGTACGGACATCAGTGGCGTTCGTGGCCCGATCATCGCGGCGGCACCATCGACCAGATACAAAACGTCATCGACCTGATTAAGCATCATCCCGACAGCCGCAGAATGCTGGTCACCGCTTGGAATCCTGCCGACATCAGTGAAATGGCACTACCGCCCTGCCACTGTCTGTTTCAGTTTTATGTGGCCGACGGGCGTTTGTCGCTGCAATTGTATCAACGCAGCGCCGACACCTTCTTGGGCGTGCCGTTCAACATCGCCTCGTATGCCCTGCTGCTACAGATGATGGCGCAGGTCACAGGACTGAAGGCGGGTGATTTCATCCACACCACGGGCGACACGCACCTGTACCTGAACCACATCGAGCAAGCCAAGCTGCAACTCACCCGCACGCCCCGTGAACTGCCGCAGATGAAGCTGAATCCAGACGTGAAGAGTCTTTTCGACTTCCGATACGAAGACTTTGAGCTCCTCAATTACGATCCCTGGCCCCACATCAAGGCAGAGGTGGCGGTGTGA
- a CDS encoding OmpA family protein encodes MHNRYHLTLLILITLLLAGCGAERNMKKGEQFLVIGEYHDAANQFKQAYRKTPPKERDTRGQRAKRMALCYDRLNATPQAIAAYRNVIRYRQDDIMTHLGLARQLLRHGDYKQATNEYQLVLDSMPDHELARTGLLSAQRANGWKEAGSRYTVKKMNVLNSRRADYSPMLLGDDHDQLYFTSTRNEATGNELSGITGCKPADIFVSVKDDKGNWGKPEPVQGGLNTDAEEGACAFSPDGREMYLTQCVTDATNPRYAKIVKSSRADAAWGKANNLEITRDTLSSYAHPAISPDGQWLYFVSDMPGGMGGMDIWRVRITPAGLGGVENLGAPINTPGNEMFPTFRPNGDLYFSSDGHPGLGGLDIYIALPNASAEQVGRQDSTKQGEASAYRLFHPGYPLNSQGDDFGMTFEGAYNRGFFSSNRGDARGWDHIYWFENPEIVQTIKGWVYEMDGYELPAAQVRIVGSDGTNKTLSVTSEGSFTYVIKPDVDYLLLATCKGFLNHTEELRVGKVDESKEYTLQFPLASITVPVLIDNIFYDFDKATLRPESKQALDELVKLLNENGNVTIELSAHCDYKGSKEYNKQLAQRRAESVVQYLIAGGIAKDRLSPVGYGKEKPKVVRKKLTERYPWLKEDDVLTEAFIKKLDPEKQEICNQLNRRTEFKVLRTTYGLFDEKGNLKVKPKPQNHDNNKEDDGGIFIEFE; translated from the coding sequence ATGCACAATCGATATCATCTCACGTTGCTCATCCTCATTACCCTACTGCTGGCCGGCTGTGGTGCGGAACGGAACATGAAGAAGGGCGAACAGTTTTTAGTCATTGGCGAGTATCACGACGCGGCCAACCAGTTTAAGCAGGCCTATCGCAAGACACCGCCCAAGGAAAGAGACACCCGCGGCCAGCGTGCCAAGCGAATGGCGCTGTGCTATGACCGACTGAACGCTACGCCACAGGCCATCGCCGCCTACCGCAACGTGATCAGATACCGGCAAGACGACATCATGACGCACCTGGGGTTGGCTCGCCAACTGCTCCGGCACGGCGACTACAAACAGGCGACCAACGAATACCAGTTGGTGCTCGACTCGATGCCCGACCATGAGCTGGCCCGCACAGGACTGCTCTCGGCACAGCGTGCCAATGGATGGAAAGAGGCGGGCAGCCGGTACACGGTGAAGAAGATGAACGTGCTGAACTCGCGACGCGCCGATTATTCGCCCATGCTCCTGGGCGACGACCACGACCAACTGTATTTTACCTCGACCCGCAACGAGGCCACGGGCAACGAGCTGAGCGGCATCACGGGGTGCAAGCCCGCCGATATTTTTGTATCTGTCAAGGATGACAAAGGCAACTGGGGCAAGCCCGAACCCGTGCAGGGCGGACTGAACACCGATGCCGAGGAGGGTGCGTGTGCCTTCAGTCCCGATGGACGGGAGATGTACCTCACCCAATGTGTGACCGACGCCACCAATCCCCGCTATGCCAAGATCGTGAAATCCAGTAGAGCGGATGCGGCTTGGGGCAAAGCCAACAATTTGGAAATCACCCGCGACACGCTCTCAAGCTACGCCCATCCAGCCATCTCGCCCGATGGACAATGGCTCTACTTCGTCTCGGACATGCCGGGGGGAATGGGCGGAATGGACATCTGGCGCGTGCGCATCACACCGGCCGGACTGGGTGGCGTGGAGAACCTCGGGGCACCCATCAATACGCCGGGCAACGAGATGTTCCCCACCTTCCGCCCCAATGGCGACCTGTATTTTTCCAGCGACGGCCATCCAGGATTGGGCGGACTGGACATTTACATCGCTCTACCCAACGCCTCCGCCGAACAAGTGGGGCGGCAAGACTCAACGAAGCAGGGAGAGGCATCGGCCTATCGCCTATTCCATCCCGGCTATCCTCTCAACTCGCAGGGCGACGACTTCGGCATGACGTTCGAGGGGGCGTACAACCGAGGCTTCTTCTCATCCAACCGAGGCGACGCACGGGGCTGGGACCACATCTACTGGTTTGAGAATCCAGAGATTGTACAGACCATCAAGGGATGGGTGTACGAGATGGATGGCTACGAACTGCCGGCCGCACAGGTGCGCATCGTGGGCAGCGACGGCACCAACAAGACACTGAGCGTGACCAGCGAGGGGTCGTTTACCTACGTCATCAAGCCGGATGTCGACTATCTGCTGTTGGCCACATGCAAGGGATTTTTGAACCACACCGAAGAGTTGCGCGTGGGCAAGGTGGACGAATCGAAAGAATACACCCTGCAATTCCCGCTGGCCTCCATCACCGTTCCGGTGTTGATAGACAACATCTTCTACGACTTTGACAAGGCCACCCTGCGTCCCGAATCCAAACAGGCGCTCGATGAGCTGGTAAAGCTGCTCAACGAAAATGGCAACGTAACCATCGAGTTGAGCGCGCACTGCGACTATAAAGGTTCGAAGGAATACAATAAGCAGTTGGCGCAGCGGCGCGCCGAGTCGGTGGTGCAATACCTCATTGCAGGTGGCATTGCCAAAGACCGCCTATCGCCCGTGGGCTATGGGAAGGAGAAGCCAAAGGTGGTTCGCAAGAAGCTGACCGAGCGTTACCCATGGCTGAAAGAAGACGACGTGCTGACAGAAGCGTTCATCAAGAAGTTGGACCCCGAAAAACAAGAGATATGCAACCAACTGAACCGCCGCACAGAGTTCAAGGTGCTGCGCACCACCTACGGTTTGTTTGACGAAAAGGGCAACCTGAAAGTGAAGCCCAAACCCCAGAACCACGACAACAACAAAGAGGATGACGGAGGAATATTTATTGAGTTTGAGTAG